In one window of Romboutsia hominis DNA:
- the oraE gene encoding D-ornithine 4,5-aminomutase subunit OraE: MLKENKKLDIEYILKDLENYRPKRRGWTWRENEKDLEMGPFKYKDCSAPLKESVALPSAKYFNNIDPQPNAVITTEIASGRFEDDIRRMRMAAHHGADHLMVIRTAGQSHFDGLIEGTPQGIGGVPITRKQVRAQRKALDFIEEEVGRPINYHSYVSGVAGPEVAVMFAEEGINGAHQDPQYNVLYRNINMIRSFVDACEAKNIMAFANMAQIDGAHNANATAREAWKVMPELMVQHALNSVFSEKVGINKDNICLSTVPPTAPPAPCLTLDLPYAVALRELFSDYKMRAQMNTKYMDSSTREATVTHVLNLLTSVLTRADIQSTITPDEGRNVPWHMYNIEACDTAKQALVGMDGLMDMIELKKTGPLRDKARELKERAVLYMEEILEEGGYFEAVEKGFFVDSGNYPERNGDGISRKIREGVGAGSVYERDEDYLAPVTAHFGYNNVAQYDETLVDNPSKLIDGCTFEEPDKIIYIDELDDMDNVNVRLKEVEEFRNSTNIKPEMEWCADGTVMLTMMLPTDKRTAEFAAIEFAKKMNLEEVEVIHREVMHSAEGTRIELKGKVPFSIDIAKLDIPEEQKVMTDDEIREDIEKMPMKIVCATIGEDEHSVGLREVIDIKHGGIEKYGIECHYLGTSVPVEKLVNAAIELNADAILASTIISHDDIHYKNMKKLHEYCVEKGIRDKVMVAAGGTQVTPDIAVENGMDAGFGRSDRGVNVATFLVEKRREKLALEGNN, encoded by the coding sequence ATGTTAAAAGAAAATAAAAAATTAGATATAGAATATATATTAAAAGATCTAGAAAATTATAGACCAAAAAGAAGAGGCTGGACATGGAGAGAAAATGAAAAAGATTTAGAAATGGGACCTTTTAAATATAAGGATTGTTCAGCACCTTTAAAAGAAAGTGTAGCACTTCCTTCAGCTAAATACTTTAATAATATAGACCCTCAACCTAATGCAGTTATAACAACAGAAATAGCATCAGGAAGATTTGAAGATGATATAAGAAGAATGAGAATGGCAGCACATCATGGAGCAGACCATTTAATGGTTATAAGAACGGCTGGTCAATCTCACTTTGATGGATTAATAGAAGGAACACCACAGGGAATAGGAGGAGTTCCTATAACAAGAAAGCAAGTTAGAGCACAAAGAAAAGCTCTTGATTTTATAGAAGAAGAAGTTGGAAGACCAATAAACTATCATTCTTATGTAAGTGGAGTTGCAGGACCTGAGGTTGCTGTAATGTTTGCAGAAGAAGGAATAAACGGAGCTCATCAAGACCCACAATACAACGTATTATATAGAAATATAAATATGATAAGATCATTTGTTGATGCTTGTGAAGCAAAAAATATAATGGCTTTTGCTAATATGGCTCAAATAGATGGAGCACACAATGCAAATGCAACAGCTAGAGAAGCTTGGAAGGTTATGCCTGAACTTATGGTTCAACATGCACTAAACTCAGTATTCTCAGAAAAAGTAGGAATTAATAAAGACAATATATGCCTATCAACAGTACCACCAACAGCACCTCCAGCACCATGTTTAACACTAGACCTACCTTATGCAGTAGCTTTAAGAGAGTTATTTAGTGACTATAAAATGAGAGCACAAATGAATACTAAATATATGGATTCATCAACTAGAGAAGCAACAGTAACTCATGTACTTAACTTATTGACTTCAGTTTTAACAAGAGCTGATATACAATCTACTATAACTCCAGACGAAGGAAGAAACGTTCCTTGGCATATGTACAACATAGAAGCTTGTGATACTGCAAAACAAGCACTTGTTGGTATGGATGGACTTATGGATATGATAGAACTTAAAAAAACAGGTCCACTTAGAGATAAAGCAAGAGAGTTAAAAGAAAGAGCAGTATTATATATGGAAGAAATATTAGAAGAAGGTGGATATTTCGAAGCTGTTGAAAAAGGATTCTTTGTTGATTCTGGTAACTACCCAGAAAGAAATGGAGACGGAATAAGTAGAAAGATAAGAGAAGGAGTAGGAGCAGGAAGTGTATATGAAAGAGATGAAGATTATCTAGCTCCAGTTACAGCTCACTTTGGATACAATAATGTAGCTCAATATGATGAAACTTTAGTAGATAATCCTTCTAAGTTGATAGATGGATGTACTTTTGAAGAACCAGATAAAATAATATATATAGATGAACTAGATGATATGGATAATGTAAACGTAAGACTTAAAGAGGTAGAAGAATTTAGAAATTCTACTAATATAAAGCCAGAAATGGAATGGTGTGCAGATGGTACAGTAATGCTTACTATGATGCTACCAACAGATAAGAGAACTGCTGAATTTGCAGCTATAGAATTTGCTAAGAAAATGAATCTAGAAGAAGTAGAAGTTATCCACAGAGAAGTTATGCATAGTGCAGAAGGAACTAGAATAGAGTTGAAAGGTAAAGTTCCATTTAGCATAGATATAGCTAAACTTGATATACCAGAAGAGCAAAAGGTAATGACAGATGATGAAATAAGAGAAGATATAGAAAAAATGCCTATGAAAATCGTTTGTGCAACAATAGGAGAAGATGAACACTCTGTTGGACTTAGAGAAGTTATAGACATAAAACATGGTGGTATAGAAAAATATGGTATAGAATGCCACTACTTAGGAACATCAGTGCCAGTTGAAAAATTAGTAAATGCAGCAATAGAGTTAAATGCAGATGCTATACTTGCATCAACTATAATAAGTCATGATGATATACACTACAAAAATATGAAAAAATTACATGAATATTGTGTAGAAAAGGGAATAAGAGATAAGGTAATGGTAGCAGCAGGAGGAACTCAAGTAACGCCTGATATAGCAGTTGAAAATGGAATGGATGCTGGATTTGGAAGAAGTGATAGAGGGGTTAACGTAGCTACGTTCTTAGTTGAAAAAAGAAGAGAAAAATTAGCACTAGAAGGAAATAATTAA
- the orr gene encoding ornithine racemase Orr: protein MYPRLEINITKLKHNVCRLKSILNEENLKMAIVTKAYCAIPEVVEEISNEYVDYIADSRIKNLKKLQSLKLPKILLRIPMISESKEVVKYSDISFNSEIETIYRLNEEAKNINKVHNIVLMVDLGDLREGYFNEEELCNVVDNVLNLKNIKLIGIGTNLTCYGAILPSQENLGGLVKIAKNIEDKHNIKLEFISGGNSSSIYLLQEGKLPKGITNLRLGEAILLGKETAYGNFIEETYHDSFKLYCEIIEIKDKPSMPIGEIGKDAFGKVPHYEDKGIMKRAIVGIGKQDIDIESIFPTDENIQIIGASSDHMILDITNSESIYNIGDILGFVVTSYGGILTACTSNYVEKKVIYNLSTQIQLV, encoded by the coding sequence GTGTATCCAAGATTAGAAATAAATATAACTAAACTTAAACACAATGTATGTAGGCTTAAAAGTATATTAAATGAAGAGAACTTAAAAATGGCTATAGTAACAAAAGCATATTGTGCAATTCCTGAAGTCGTAGAAGAAATAAGTAACGAATATGTAGATTATATAGCTGACTCAAGAATTAAAAATTTAAAGAAACTTCAAAGTCTAAAACTTCCTAAAATATTACTTAGAATACCAATGATAAGTGAATCAAAAGAAGTTGTTAAATACTCAGATATAAGTTTTAATTCTGAAATAGAAACTATATATAGATTAAATGAAGAAGCTAAAAACATTAATAAAGTTCATAATATAGTTTTAATGGTCGATTTAGGGGATTTAAGAGAAGGATATTTTAATGAAGAAGAGCTATGTAATGTAGTAGATAACGTATTAAACCTAAAAAATATAAAACTTATAGGGATAGGCACTAATTTAACTTGCTATGGAGCTATACTTCCATCACAGGAAAATTTAGGAGGGTTAGTAAAAATAGCTAAAAATATAGAAGATAAACATAATATAAAATTAGAATTTATATCTGGTGGAAATTCAAGTTCTATATATTTACTTCAAGAAGGAAAATTGCCAAAAGGTATAACAAATCTAAGACTAGGAGAAGCCATACTTCTTGGAAAAGAAACTGCATATGGAAACTTCATAGAAGAAACATATCATGATAGTTTTAAATTATATTGTGAAATTATAGAAATAAAAGATAAACCGTCAATGCCAATAGGAGAAATAGGTAAAGATGCCTTTGGAAAAGTGCCTCATTATGAGGATAAGGGTATAATGAAAAGAGCAATAGTTGGCATAGGAAAGCAAGATATAGATATTGAATCAATATTTCCAACTGATGAAAATATACAGATAATAGGTGCAAGTTCTGACCATATGATACTAGATATAACAAATAGTGAAAGTATATATAATATAGGAGATATACTAGGGTTTGTAGTTACTAGCTATGGTGGAATATTAACAGCTTGCACAAGTAATTATGTAGAAAAAAAAGTAATATATAACTTAAGTACTCAAATACAACTTGTATAG
- a CDS encoding GlmL-related ornithine degradation protein, whose amino-acid sequence MKVDVLVAEIGSTTTVVNAFFGIHTDSPKFIGQGQAPTTVFEGGDVRNGLNGAIDDLAKKLGVDSIEYNDFFATSSAAGGLKMTVHGLVYDMTAKAAKEAALGAGAVIHKVTAGKLRRTDLKEIKEISPNIILIAGGVDYGERDTAIYNAELIAGLNLGIPVIYAGNIENIEEIKLIFEDTNYKLYIVDNVYPKIDYLNIEPTRCVIQNVFEEHITNAPGMEHIKELVNSHITPTPGAVMEASKLLRKNIGDLMVIDVGGATTDIHSVTEGNDGISRILVNPEPIAKRSVEGDLGVYVNMRNIVNTIGKENLQEELSDINLDEVIENYLPIPKTKEQIILVERLTKEAALRATKRHSGIIRSIYSTSGKSRIAEGKDLTEVRYIVGTGGALTRLPNRVEIMKEIPKNNKNKDLLFPKETVKVLVDNDYIMASLGVLSKKYEDAALKLMLKSLNFKEETLCIQD is encoded by the coding sequence ATGAAAGTAGACGTATTAGTTGCTGAAATAGGCTCTACAACAACTGTTGTAAATGCCTTTTTCGGCATACATACAGACAGTCCAAAATTTATTGGTCAAGGTCAAGCACCAACAACTGTATTTGAAGGTGGAGATGTAAGAAATGGACTAAATGGAGCAATAGATGATTTAGCTAAGAAGTTAGGAGTAGACAGTATAGAATATAATGACTTTTTTGCTACATCTAGTGCAGCAGGCGGTCTTAAAATGACTGTTCATGGACTTGTATATGATATGACGGCTAAAGCTGCTAAAGAAGCAGCACTTGGAGCGGGAGCTGTTATACATAAAGTAACAGCGGGAAAACTAAGAAGAACAGATTTAAAAGAAATAAAAGAGATAAGTCCTAATATAATACTTATAGCTGGTGGGGTAGACTATGGAGAGCGAGATACTGCAATTTATAATGCAGAATTAATAGCAGGACTTAATCTAGGAATACCTGTTATATATGCTGGAAATATTGAAAATATAGAAGAAATAAAATTAATATTTGAAGATACAAACTATAAGCTATATATAGTTGACAACGTATATCCTAAAATTGATTATCTAAATATAGAACCAACTAGATGCGTCATACAAAATGTATTTGAAGAACATATAACTAATGCGCCGGGTATGGAACATATAAAAGAATTAGTCAATTCTCACATAACACCAACACCAGGGGCTGTTATGGAGGCATCAAAGCTACTTAGAAAAAATATAGGAGATTTGATGGTTATAGATGTAGGAGGGGCAACTACTGATATACATTCTGTAACAGAAGGAAATGATGGAATAAGTAGAATACTTGTAAATCCAGAACCAATAGCTAAAAGAAGTGTTGAAGGTGACTTAGGAGTTTACGTTAATATGAGAAATATAGTAAATACCATAGGAAAAGAAAATCTACAGGAAGAATTAAGTGATATAAACTTAGATGAAGTTATAGAAAATTATTTACCAATACCGAAAACTAAAGAACAAATAATTTTAGTAGAAAGACTTACTAAAGAAGCAGCTCTTCGTGCCACTAAAAGACATTCAGGAATTATAAGGAGTATATATTCTACTAGTGGTAAAAGTAGGATAGCTGAAGGTAAGGACTTAACAGAAGTTAGATATATTGTAGGAACTGGTGGTGCTTTAACTAGGCTTCCTAACAGAGTTGAAATAATGAAAGAAATACCTAAAAACAACAAAAATAAGGACTTATTGTTTCCAAAAGAAACTGTAAAGGTATTAGTAGATAATGACTATATAATGGCATCTCTTGGAGTATTATCTAAAAAATACGAAGATGCAGCTCTTAAGCTTATGTTAAAGAGTTTAAATTTTAAGGAGGAAACTTTGTGTATCCAAGATTAG
- a CDS encoding ornithine aminomutase subunit alpha: MKKRNDDFNERRAHLANLSDEELKNRFWSLASEIVEPMIELGRKNTTPSIERSVLLRMGFSSLEAKEIVNGVLENGLIGKGAGHVVYKFSKEKNISVREAGLMLIENKYWDEAVSLFAKEGAQC, translated from the coding sequence ATGAAAAAGAGAAATGATGATTTTAATGAAAGAAGAGCTCATCTAGCAAATTTAAGTGATGAAGAATTAAAGAATAGATTTTGGAGCTTAGCAAGTGAAATAGTTGAACCGATGATAGAACTAGGAAGAAAAAATACCACACCATCAATAGAAAGATCAGTACTACTAAGAATGGGATTTTCTTCTTTAGAAGCTAAAGAAATAGTAAATGGTGTACTTGAAAATGGACTTATAGGAAAAGGTGCGGGGCATGTTGTTTATAAATTTTCCAAGGAAAAAAATATAAGTGTTCGCGAAGCTGGTCTTATGCTTATAGAAAATAAGTATTGGGATGAAGCAGTTAGTTTATTTGCGAAGGAGGGAGCACAATGTTAA